The genomic segment GGGGACACTTATGAGAGTGGAATTTTTGCATCAATAGTATCCTCTCTGAAATTAGAGAAAAAAGGAGCATTTCACAGTAACCGGCAAGAAATTGAAAATAAACGTTCAAAGTTTATCTATTTAATCAATAACACCAATTAGATATGGGTAAGATCATGCTGACCATTTAATTAATTTAATTGGATTGGGATTTAACTTATTATCCATCTTTTATTTGTCCTTTACAATGTAGTTTTGAAAATAAATTTTGGATTTTAATCAATTTATCTAAATTTCATGATCCGATTAATAATGGCAATATTAAAAATGGTAACAAACCTGCAGCAAAGAAGAGAACAATCCCTGCTATGGTGTAGTTAGTCTTACGATCCATTATTCCACTGCAAATTAGTATCACAGCTACAAATGCCAGTATAGGGGGAAGTATGTGGGAATAAAGTAGTGATCCAAACACAACAGTATCTGCCATTTTATCAAAATCTCCATTTTGTACTCAATGCATCATATAATTTTCTTAATATTAACAAGTTTTGCCTAGAAAAAGTTTTGCTTTAGAAAATTCTTTTTATATTCAATTCTCAAATCAAAATTTGTTTAATTTTTTATAATAACCTAATATGTACCTGTTTATTACCCTCAAACTATAGCATCAATTAATATAGTAAATTCTCTCTGGCCCAATACTGTATAAACCATCACTGTAGGGATAAAATATTGGTTGAATAGTATTTATATTGTAATATACTTGGAAGGCGCTTTTCTTTTTAGCAGCGTATTTGTTAACGTTAACATCAGTGTAGTTCTTGGTCAGTGGCAGGGGATTAGCTCTGACTGTGTGGTAATAGTAAATGGGGAACTGTCTGTATTTTAAATTGGGATATTTTTCCATCATTTTTTTCATACCCTGGTAACAGGCCAGGTGATCAACATTACCATCACCGGTGGTGGTGTAAAAGACATTGTATCCTCCGTTAAGGTACAGATTTTCCATGGTGGTAAATACATAGTCGGAGTTTAAGGTACCATCATCAAATCCATGAATATTATAATCATTACATCCCCACAACGCCATCACTCTTTTAAATGAATCCTCCCGGATTAACTTCTTCCTGTAATCTGCAGTGGCATTGGCAGGAATATCTATATTGTAATAATTCCTTACAGTGAGCAATTTAGATGATAAGGCATCTCCCGAGGTCATAAGCTCGAAATGGACTGTGGACCCATTTTCCATAATTCTTTGAATTGTTCCCCCCACCCCTATAGTTTCATCATCAGGATGAGGGATAATAAATGCTACTTTGTCTGGGGTGGATGCAGCACTTCCATTACCTGATCCGGTGTCTGTTGCATTATCACTTTGTGTGTTGTTGTTTGCTGAAAATATGGGGAATAATACTATAAACAAAATTAGGGGTATTGTTAAAATAAGGATGATGGTATTTCTATTCATTTTTTAGCCCTTTATCAATTGTATATCTTTTGCATCTGAAAAACATAAAAAACTCTTTATGCACTTAAAGGTGAATTATTTTTTTCAAATATAGACCTTGTATATGGGATGTTATTTTTATAGATATGATTTTCATAAATTTTATTCAGATGATTTTAAATTTATCTGTGAATTGTTCGTGAACTGGATTTTTAAATTTTCTACAACTGTATGGTGTAAAATATAATATAAATAATTTATTCTATTGTATTAAGGAATGGAAAGTTTTTTACGCCTACATATAAAATAATAAATTCAACAATAAAAATTAAAAGAGAATTTGGGGTTAAAAAAATAGTTTTAAAACCCCTTGAATTGTTATTTTAATTTAAGGGGTCTACTGAGCTAAGCTGGCAGTGAACATATCGTTCTGCAGCGGTAAATCCTTCTGGCCAGCAGGTACCGAGTACCAGTTCTTTACTACTTGCAGGGAACTGGATTAGATTGGTGGTGTAATCATATCTTATATCGTTATTTGAAACCACTTTGTATGTATATTTCTTCTGAGTCAGATAATCCTTAATAATAACG from the Methanobacteriaceae archaeon genome contains:
- a CDS encoding PIG-L family deacetylase, with amino-acid sequence MNRNTIILILTIPLILFIVLFPIFSANNNTQSDNATDTGSGNGSAASTPDKVAFIIPHPDDETIGVGGTIQRIMENGSTVHFELMTSGDALSSKLLTVRNYYNIDIPANATADYRKKLIREDSFKRVMALWGCNDYNIHGFDDGTLNSDYVFTTMENLYLNGGYNVFYTTTGDGNVDHLACYQGMKKMMEKYPNLKYRQFPIYYYHTVRANPLPLTKNYTDVNVNKYAAKKKSAFQVYYNINTIQPIFYPYSDGLYSIGPERIYYIN